A single region of the Sorghum bicolor cultivar BTx623 chromosome 9, Sorghum_bicolor_NCBIv3, whole genome shotgun sequence genome encodes:
- the LOC8080103 gene encoding GPI mannosyltransferase 3 isoform X2 — translation MAPRLLQSVFAAFGDLYLYKFSKLIFNGQVAQWALFSQLVNWFMFFCITRTLSNSLETVLTVAGLYYWFTAIESSKATSIVSKQHAVCEQSASSRKVALLIAALSCAIRPTSAVTWLYVGLLDFIQMKSKCRFVLLDVIPIGAIVLAVTTLLDWWMFGSRVIVPLNFLKFNLFSSGGDYYGTHVFHWYFTQGFPSMIWTFLPFAMYGIVKSREWRLSGLIAWVLGVYSILGHKEFRFVLPVLPLALMFSGYCLAAMSQLKAKNQHGKRSLSRLQLSVILLVITNVPMSLYMSLFHQRGTEDVMYYLSKEAHDGRVKSVLFLMPCHSTPYYSTLHYDLPMRFLDCTPSDNKGTLDESDRFLTSPSEFVGGVFGNLSTFSHIVLFESEERHVLQLLLHNSFLEVRRFFHSHFKVDRDLQSSVVVYSRRDVL, via the exons ATGGCTCCCCGTCTCCTGCAATCTGTGTTTGCAGCTTTTGGAGATCTCTACTTGTATAAATTTTCCAAACTTATTTTCAATGGTCAGGTTGCCCAGTGGGCA TTATTTTCCCAGTTGGTTAACTGGTTCATGTTTTTCTGTATCACGCGGACTCTATCAAAcagcttggagactgttttgACTGTGGCTGGACTCTATTACTGGTTTACTGCAATAGAGTCTTCCAAGGCAACCTCAATCGTTTCAAAGCAGCATGCTGTCTGTGAACAAAGTGCCTCATCAAGAAAAGTGGCTCTTCTGATAGCAGCCTTGTCCTGTGCCATTCGACCAACAAGTGCTGTAACATGGCTATATGTTGGTCTTTTGGATTTTATTCAGATGAAATCAAAATGTCGTTTTGTCCTTCTTGATGTCATTCCAATAGG GGCCATTGTCCTTGCAGTAACAACACTCCTTGATTGGTGGATGTTTGGTTCCCGTGTTATAGTACCACTTAATTTTTTGAAATTCAACCTCTTCTCTTCGGGAGGAGACTACTATGGAACACATGTCTTCCACTGGTACTTTACACAGGGTTTTCCATCCATGATTTGGACATTCTTACCATTTGCAATGTACGGTATTGTAAAGTCTCGGGAATGGAGACTTTCAGGTCTAATTGCTTGGGTATTAGGGGTTTACAGCATACTTGGACACAAAGAATTCAG ATTTGTTCTTCCGGTGCTACCTTTAGCATTGATGTTCTCAGGTTACTGCTTAGCTGCCATGTCACAACTCAAGGCCAAAAATCAGCATGGGAAAAGAAGCCTTTCAAGGTTGCAACTTTCTGTTATTCTTCTTGTCATAACCAATGTTCCCATGTCCTTATATATGTCCTTATTCCATCAA AGGGGAACAGAAGATGTTATGTATTATTTGTCAAAAGAAGCCCATGATGGAAGAGTGAAGAGTGTCCTCTTTCTCATGCCTTGTCACTCAACACCTTACTACTCAACCTTACATTACGATCTACCTATGCGCTTTTTGGACTGCACTCCTAG TGATAACAAAGGGACCTTGGATGAGTCAGATCGTTTCCTTACAAGTCCATCTGAGTTTGTGGGTGGGGTTTTTGGAAATTTATCTACATTCAGTCACATTGTATTATTTGAGTCTGAAGAAAGACACGTTCTTCAGTTGCTTCTGCACAATTCCTTTCTTGAG GTGAGGAGATTTTTCCACTCCCATTTCAAGGTTGACAGAGACCTTCAGTCGTCTGTTGTGGTTTATTCACGTAGGGATGTGTTATGA
- the LOC8080103 gene encoding GPI mannosyltransferase 3 isoform X1, which translates to MSHRRRSRAAGSPPGDAGPAPTPEKSGRIQPRAVLGSDRRVLALALAFRAANALLVRTYFNPDEHWQCLEVAHRVAFGYGHLTWEWKRGLRSYLHPLIFAALYKILALLHLDTPWVMVMAPRLLQSVFAAFGDLYLYKFSKLIFNGQVAQWALFSQLVNWFMFFCITRTLSNSLETVLTVAGLYYWFTAIESSKATSIVSKQHAVCEQSASSRKVALLIAALSCAIRPTSAVTWLYVGLLDFIQMKSKCRFVLLDVIPIGAIVLAVTTLLDWWMFGSRVIVPLNFLKFNLFSSGGDYYGTHVFHWYFTQGFPSMIWTFLPFAMYGIVKSREWRLSGLIAWVLGVYSILGHKEFRFVLPVLPLALMFSGYCLAAMSQLKAKNQHGKRSLSRLQLSVILLVITNVPMSLYMSLFHQRGTEDVMYYLSKEAHDGRVKSVLFLMPCHSTPYYSTLHYDLPMRFLDCTPSDNKGTLDESDRFLTSPSEFVGGVFGNLSTFSHIVLFESEERHVLQLLLHNSFLEVRRFFHSHFKVDRDLQSSVVVYSRRDVL; encoded by the exons ATGAGCCACCGGAGACGATCTCGCGCTGCCGGCTCGCCGCCTGGCGACGCCGGTCCGGCCCCTACGCCGGAGAAGTCGGGGCGGATTCAGCCGAGGGCGGTGTTGGGGTCGGACCGGAGGGTGCTGGCGCTCGCGCTGGCGTTCCGCGCAGCCAACGCGCTGCTCGTGCGCACCTACTTCAACCCCGACGAGCACTGGCAGTGCCTCGAGGTCGCCCACCGCGTCGCCTTCGG GTATGGTCACCTTACATGGGAGTGGAAGCGGGGGCTGCGAAGTTACCTCCACCCGTTGATCTTTGCTGCGCTCTACAAGATCCTGGCGCTACTCCACCTAGACACTCCATGGGTTATG GTGATGGCTCCCCGTCTCCTGCAATCTGTGTTTGCAGCTTTTGGAGATCTCTACTTGTATAAATTTTCCAAACTTATTTTCAATGGTCAGGTTGCCCAGTGGGCA TTATTTTCCCAGTTGGTTAACTGGTTCATGTTTTTCTGTATCACGCGGACTCTATCAAAcagcttggagactgttttgACTGTGGCTGGACTCTATTACTGGTTTACTGCAATAGAGTCTTCCAAGGCAACCTCAATCGTTTCAAAGCAGCATGCTGTCTGTGAACAAAGTGCCTCATCAAGAAAAGTGGCTCTTCTGATAGCAGCCTTGTCCTGTGCCATTCGACCAACAAGTGCTGTAACATGGCTATATGTTGGTCTTTTGGATTTTATTCAGATGAAATCAAAATGTCGTTTTGTCCTTCTTGATGTCATTCCAATAGG GGCCATTGTCCTTGCAGTAACAACACTCCTTGATTGGTGGATGTTTGGTTCCCGTGTTATAGTACCACTTAATTTTTTGAAATTCAACCTCTTCTCTTCGGGAGGAGACTACTATGGAACACATGTCTTCCACTGGTACTTTACACAGGGTTTTCCATCCATGATTTGGACATTCTTACCATTTGCAATGTACGGTATTGTAAAGTCTCGGGAATGGAGACTTTCAGGTCTAATTGCTTGGGTATTAGGGGTTTACAGCATACTTGGACACAAAGAATTCAG ATTTGTTCTTCCGGTGCTACCTTTAGCATTGATGTTCTCAGGTTACTGCTTAGCTGCCATGTCACAACTCAAGGCCAAAAATCAGCATGGGAAAAGAAGCCTTTCAAGGTTGCAACTTTCTGTTATTCTTCTTGTCATAACCAATGTTCCCATGTCCTTATATATGTCCTTATTCCATCAA AGGGGAACAGAAGATGTTATGTATTATTTGTCAAAAGAAGCCCATGATGGAAGAGTGAAGAGTGTCCTCTTTCTCATGCCTTGTCACTCAACACCTTACTACTCAACCTTACATTACGATCTACCTATGCGCTTTTTGGACTGCACTCCTAG TGATAACAAAGGGACCTTGGATGAGTCAGATCGTTTCCTTACAAGTCCATCTGAGTTTGTGGGTGGGGTTTTTGGAAATTTATCTACATTCAGTCACATTGTATTATTTGAGTCTGAAGAAAGACACGTTCTTCAGTTGCTTCTGCACAATTCCTTTCTTGAG GTGAGGAGATTTTTCCACTCCCATTTCAAGGTTGACAGAGACCTTCAGTCGTCTGTTGTGGTTTATTCACGTAGGGATGTGTTATGA